gcttttcagagaCTCAAGACTGTCTAAAAGCTACTTTTGTTGCtgatgaaaagagagagaaaattggTCAACACACTGGCAATAGGCCTAGGAGGGCTCCACATGTTGATTCATTTTTCAGGCAGTGTGTTGTCAACTTATCCCCCAAAGAGCACTAGACTGTGAAGTCTTAGGCTAGGATACATCTTACTTCTGCTGACCAAGCAGAGAGATGGGATTCCCTTGTTAGATCAGTCAACTATTTGTAATGTAGGAGGAGACCTGAAGACAAGCTATAAAATGGTACTGTCTTCAGGTGAACTTTCAGTTTCACATGGGACACAAACCTTTAGCCCACAACCTCGTGATATTCTGTGGCAGTGAAAATACCAGCACACATACTTGtacatttgctgtttctttacTGCCCAACTAACCACTATTATTCAGCCAGGTAAGCAATGGCAGATCCTGTCTGGCAGCCTTAATCAACTGGTAGCTAAGATTTTGGGGGACCATCTGGCAATAGCCGTGGTTAAAGTGCAGTTAAACCCCTAGCACTGTGGTTAGGAGGGAATGCCCACCCACAGGAAGGGTGCTAGGGAATGAACACGTGCAGCCACTGGGACAGAGACAGGCAAACGGGACAGCAGTGATTCTTTTGTGTTGGAAAGGAGCTTTTGAGGAATTCTAGCAGCATGATATCCAGTGGCCCTACTGGACTCTTGCAGGCCAAACACTGTCAAAAACCAGCACGCTGAACCTGAGCCCTCTTCTTTAGCATTATCAGCCTTATGTCCACAAACAGGCAAAGCAGGACACATGAAAACAGCATTTACTGAAAAGCATCAACCAAATCAATACAGGATCAACCAAGGACATTAATTTCTGGCACCCTGCCCCTTTCTGACAAGGGAGAGATTTATTTACAGGACCAGTCCTGTTATGGAGCCGAGCCGAGCCTTCCTTACCGTGTCAAGCAGCTCGATGACTTTGGAGAAGAAGAACCACCAACACACTCTTGCCATCTGCTGGGCAGCACAAGGAAACGCTGTTAGACCTCAAAGCAAAACCATTGCCTGAGATTTTCAACTATGCACTATGTGAATGCTGCCCACCTGGGATCGagagcaaaggggaaaaactgaaggggaaaaaactaaGGGGCTTTTTTacagctgttgctttttcagGGTGGGAGCTCAGGAAGGAATGTTGAtctggggagaaggaaaggcaTTTGTGGTTGCTTTGGATGGTCAGATCATTAGTTTGCTAAGTTGCTTGCTCTTTGATGAGGCAAGGGTGAGCTACTCAGAAACTGTTTCTAGCCCAATGGCAAGtatctgaaaaactgaaaagataatATCCATGCTTGCATCTGTTCAAAGCTCAGTTATATCTGGAAGCAAAGCGTAATGGCTCtgaattcaaacagaaaaaactcaTGCAGCGTATTAGAGAGCTCAGGCTGGTGGGACCCAAATCCCCCATGATGATAAGGTAAGGAATTGTTTTAGCCAAATGCCTCTgctaaaagaaaagctgagtaAGATTTATGTCATGCAAAGTTGAGGATATTATAATTGGTTTTCTTGTTGATAGTGATCACCTAGAATCCTTATATAATAATGGAGAGAGtcacaaatatttcagatgtgaTTTGCAATATCTATATTAGACAACTGTCTTCAGATGGTAGGATCGTCCTCTCTCCAGTGATCAAAGAGGGAACTTAGATAGCTACGTTGACTGAGATGGTTAATTTATAGAGAACTAAAGCAAAGTACAACTGTTGAAGCAGATGATTTAGTGAAATAGATTTACAAGCAACAAACTGGAGTAAAAGACTTAGGCATGCAAATTGCTATTTATGAGCAAAACAATCTGCATAcccatgggaggagcagggCCTAAGGCAAGCTTTGTATAGAACTGTACCCTCATTCCTAGTTCACTTTGGCTGTAATCCACTGGCTGGCACAGGTAGCTGTAGTCATCCAAGATTGAAGTTACtagaaactgaaacaaaagaaaagcaagagatcCATTTTCTGTTCAACACCAAAAGATGTGCATATAATGCTAAGGTAATAAGGTCTCAATCTAGTACTCACTGACAGAAAATCCTATACAGCTGAGCAAATAGTAAAAACCTAAAACAAAGTACTTCACATCCTTGTTggaatctgaaaaacaaaatttggtTTGGGCATATTTGTAACTCTTTATGTAATCACTGGAGTGCTCAAAAATGCTTCATCAGGAATACTGAATTCTAGGCTTCAGAATCCTTCCGAAAGTAAACtgatttcctttgcaaagatctcatactgttttgttttggctggTTGCATTTGCCTATTAATTGGAAAGCCAAAAACTGGATCAAGTAACCAGTATAACTGAACAACCATACACAGACAAGTAATTTTCTTATCTGCCCTCAGATGAAGCAGtatttgctaaaaaaaattgcaatttgcTTTAACTAGATGTAATAATTGCCTTATAAACTGAAAAGGCAAATTTGTtgacatcaaaatatttttcaaacttaTTTGGTCATACTCCCTTGAAGAGTTTTCAGTGGCCTACATAAACTAGGAAAAAACATGTAGAAAGGCTTTTGCACTGACAACAAGCAGAAAACGATATCATCAATACTTTTGGCAGCAGGAAGATGTGGTGTGCTTGGCACTCTTGGAGAGGACTGCCTAAGTCTGTAAAAGCAGTTCTCATTCTCATAGACGGGTCCCTCACCAGCCAGACCTGAGACAAAATGAGGAGGTTGCACATCCTCTGTAAGCTCTGTGTCTTCCAGGGAGATCTCAATTTTCAACTCATTCATTCACTGTTAACCTTTCACTGCTAACTTTATAAATGAGAGGAAGATTAAGAAATGGGAGGAAATTAcatatgctttgaaaataacattttcaacaGGGCAATACTGCCCCTCTTGTGGCAAAACATAGACATGTCCAACTTGGCTCCCACTCCCCTCATAAGAGTCTGTCAGCAAAAGCTGTTGAAATGGCTCTGGCTTTCAAACACTTCCTGGATGCTTACCTAGGAGCCAGTCCTGTCTCCTCACCTCATAAAACATGTAGCTTGATAATGTCATCATGGTGACATTGTAGGCAATCAGCAGGCCTCGCAGCTGCAGTGGTTTCCGCTTACGCATGAAGAAAGGCCCCAGTGCCACGACAAAGAGGTAGAAGGCAAAGAGGAGTGTGACTGGAAGTGGGGAGTGCACCAGGGGCCATGGGTCTGTCCTTggatctgaaaagcaaaacaaagctggCACATTCCATACGCTGTATGGcagatatatttaattatttccctTCAGCATGCTCTTTGTGGCATGCTctccagcaaaaagaaaactggcatCTCGTGTGCCTGTACGAAGCAGTACCACACTCCTTCTCCTACCCTGGAGCTCCACGTGCCATGCTCTGCTAAAAGGCTTCAGCACAACATTGGGGGTGGGACTGTAGTACCTAGCAGACTGCTCTGCTGAGCACCGCTCTTCTGCAGAACAGTAGTGAACAGACCTTTCCTGTCATGAGCTGGAGCCCTCACCAGAGGCTGCAACACTGTCCCACACACGGATGAAAGAAGTAGTTCAAGACACGTGTAGCAGAGATGCACAGAACAAATCAAAGAGTTTGTGGCTCTTCTGGAGTCTAAATCTTCACagctaaataataaaattgtttcaatCACTGGTGCTATTTCCTTCCTGCCCCATGATACTCAGGACATCTGAAATTCTAAACCCATTCATTTTTATACCTACTCATAGGGTGGACTCTCTTAAAAGCATACcatttcactgcaaaatgacaaaacatttcTCTCTGCTAAATCTGCTCTTCAGTCCTACAGGAAAGGGAAGCTCAACAGATTTTGTGTCATGCAACCTCCTAATCCTGCCTCATCCGTGCTCCACAGAAACGCAGGATACATTATATCTGCAGAAACATCCCAGTTCCCATTCATGCTTTCCTCTCTCATTCCTATTGTCAGAACTGCTCTGCTAAACTCCCTcagcatttccctttgcttcttgACCTGACAGTCCCAAGCTCCAGACCTCTCTGAAATACTCTCTTGAATTTTAGTCCTTGGGTCTCTGGTGAGTCCATGGGCCtcagggtatttttttaaaacaccatCGCTGTCCACATGACTCTGTTAATCCCCGTCCCTTCTAAACTTCCCAATTCTTTACTATTCCTGTTACGGGCTGTGTCAAGAACTCTTCCATATTCCATTTCTGGATTTAACAGTCAGTCAGAAGTCCTGAATCCCAGTTTAGATTCTCTTCTGATATTCAAGTCCTGAAACATTTACAGCCTGAGCACTATGCCCCATGTCCTTCTGTCAAAGCCACCATGCAGGCCTGCCATTCTTTCATGCCAATTTGTGGCTTTCCCTTACATCTGAGGACCCAAGAGAGCCCAGTGGGACCAAACTGGACCTGCTGAACCTCTAGCTATTGAAGACCTGAAGTCTCCTAACTGCAAAATGTCAAATCTCACTGAGAATTTCTGTCAGTATTTCATTTGATAACAGGTTTTACCAGCATAGCAAGGATTTTAAACCTCTAAGTAGTAACTCTTTGATCTACTAAGCTTTCCCATGACACATGaagatgcatttttcaaaattcactttctttttaatattccaGACCTAACAGGCAATCTTAAGCACATCTTGCTCATCATCCTGTCAGAGCCTGTTTTACACTGAACAGAAAGCTGCTGAGAGTTCCCTACTATGGGCATGGGAAATCCCCCATCCCTTCAATCCTTACTGTGATCCAGAAGTGTCCCTGAGATATATTTCAAGACTTAAAGGAAGTTCATGAtcatggagaaggaaaagtgaaaatctGCCTAGCGAAAAAAATGTGGGCCCATATGAGCATCATGCTCCTTCTAGGTTTGTTCTTCATGATCATGCTATTTATGTGGAAATTCCTATTTAAGACAGCATCGCTACCTACCTCCACTTTCAAGGACCCAGTTGTAGAATTCCTGAGTTTTCTGCCAAGTCAAAGCCATCACAAgttctggaaagaaattaaaattagcaGCCCCAGGATTAGATTAACCCCATTTATCCTAGCCTTAACTGAGTCTGGGATAAGGAGATTCCTTAGACAAAAGCTCAGGACTACagctaatgggaaaaaaaaaaaaaaatcattttctctctgtagAAATTGACATTTTGGACCAGGATTAGagtcatgtttaaaaaaagaagataacCTTCCTGTACTGATTATCTATTTAACTTCTATTTCCagattttgatattttgttGAAGTTTCACCTCTAGAAATACTCTGAGTAGCTGCATGCGAAATAACAGAGCCAGGAGCTCTGTGTACCATGTTGGGAAGCCAAccacatgctatttttttctaaagcagtgCAGGCACAACATTTATGCAAGGACACACACCAGGTGCCATAACTGCATCCTTCTGCAGGCATTCTTGGAGATTCACAATGCTAGCAGGCAGTTTGGGATTAATACAGTACTGCTGCAACTCCAGAAATGTTGGTTATTTGGCTTTCTGAGGCTCATTTTATACATTaagtttgttttactttatgtTGTATATATTCTATAATATAGTATATGTTAAAGTAGAATACTCATATACAATATGatgctcctcctcttctcttctttcctttagcAGGGAGACCTTTCAATGGTATTTGGAAGTTCACCTAGAAAACACTTCACTGCAGCTACTTTCAAGAGCTTGTGTTATCTACCCTAGCTCTCTCCATTAGCAAATACACAGGACCAACTTCCTCCCAGTTTCATCTCCTCCTGGTACtgagaaaagcacattttctcctttgactTCTCATAGACTGCTGAGTATAAGAGTACCCACGCCTCCTTTGGACCTGTCCCTTACTCCCCTCTGCCCACCAGGTCCCTGCAGCACAGTAGAAGGGAAAACCGTAGCCTAATATAAGGCCTCTTACACTGGTATAACTGTTTTAAGGAGCCTTATGAATATAAACAGTTGCTTAATACCTAGACCACGTAGTTCTGCTGGAACTACAAATGCATAGAGCATGCCTGGCACTGCTACCAGCTGTCCGTTTGACTTTTCACATCTGGATAAAACTTGTTAAAATTAACAAGGCTTTGCTGTATCCTAATTGTATACAGATTTACTCTGGTGAAACGTAACAAGCAACACTTGCTGTACCTacacctccctgcctgcagaccTCACAGCCTGACATGCAACTGCACACACAGCACTGTGTCAGTGACAGAAACATACTTGCACAAATTTCTCTCTTGCACTCCATCACTGCAGCCAAACCCCTTTTCGGTGCATTTCTCTGACATATACCCTGAGACCCTCAGCACAAGCACGTCTCGTATGCATCCTGACACAGAGACACATGCCCTTGTAATCCAGGCAGAATCTGCCAGCAGAGAGATTAGTCGGTGATTATCAGCTGGCTCAGAGTCAATCCAGCAGGGATTTCATACGGTTACATGCCCTCAAACAATCCATACGCATTCCAGCTCACTCcacttcctttccttcccccaaaCCCTCAGCctgaaatgaagaggaaaaccCAGGAAGCAAGAACAGACTTACCCCAGCAGCGCACAGCTGGCTTCACACCTCCCTTTCTTCAGGGGTGCATGCAGCATCCAGCCACTGCTCCTCTCACTCGGGGTGCATGCGGCAGGCAGCAAAACAAGAAGCTGCAAGAGCATGTGCCATTAAGCAGATGCCGTGCCTGGCTTGCTTCTCCGCAAGTGAGGTGAGTACATCACCTGTTGGGTCTCACACAGATGTGGTGGATCTTCACGCCTCTTAAGTGCAGTTCAGGGTCTCCCAGCGGTACCCACTGTAAAACCACTGTGAGCTGCAGGCACCGTGGTGGTGTCTCGTAACTTTGCCCGAGCGGAGGTTACATCACATACTCCTCCCCCTCACTCTCTTGCCTCTCCCCACATGATTTATCAGATTAGGGAactggaaagaggaggaaaacgAATGCGGAAGAGGACTGGGATTCCATGGGAGTGAACCACTGACCTTTAGTGTCATGCTTGGGAGCCTGGCCAAATCTTCATGTGGGAACCAGGccagcatttcttctgcaggtgTCTTCAGGACATGTCACAACAGCTTTTCAAACAGTAAAAGATGAGGAATCATGCCTGGACAAGACCCTGGAAAATCGTCTGCTTGGAGCACTCCTTCAGCCCATCACAAGGGGCTGTCAGTGAGCCCTCTCTGCACTCAAAGTCCAAACCACAAAATGAGGGAGTGGGGACCAGTAGGAACAGCCACCCACTCacctggggaaggcagagcaaACACAGTTGGAGGCACCCCCTCATATCCAGCCTctgtccctggggagggagtcacatttactgtttttaaagacatatGAAAAACTTTTGAGGAGTTTGACATCAAGGAAATATGCAGAGCGCCTCAGTTGGCAGTGGCTCAAGTCAGTAATTGCAGTGCATGTGATTCAGTCCTGTGTGGAGGTACCAATGCAGAACCAGCACCCTGACCCTGTCCCACTGAGAAACAAGGCAAAGCCAAGTGATGGGGTTCTGCTTGGTCACCTGAGGTGTACCTGCACCTGGGGTGTAGATATGACCTGTTATTTTCCCAGTGAGCACAGTTTATTAGCAGAACTCTGAAAAAAGAAGGTAGCATCATACCTTGTACCACTGCGTTGTGTCTGTCACCAGATACATCACAAGCATTTCTGAAGGGCAAAACACCAAAGATTAGCTTTTGAAAGCAGGATAATTAGATATACCATGTGGTGGTAGTTTTTCGTTGAAACACATCGCTTGTTGATGCTGCTGGACAACTACTGTGTTTCCATGACTTGTGGAAactatgaaagaaattaaacagataCTTTTGGAAAAAGTTTATTTAGGGTGTAGGCTTTTCATTTTGGGGGGTGGAGGAGTTAGAAGGGCCACCTAGTTTAGGAGAAGGTTTGACTGACCTTTGGTATCATATTGGTTGTTTTCTGTTGATCCAGTTCATTGTTGATTCATCTTCAGGGAGACAATGATAGTAAACTTTACATACCATTTCTTTTGCAGAGCTTCCTATAAAGGCCCTTTCTGGAAGTTTTTAATTGCTCATTAACCAACAggtttcatttctgaagttttggtGCCCAAGTCCTTAAAAAGGTTTGGTGATTTATCTGTGTGAATCAATGGAGGTAATAAATCAGACTAACCCTTTCTATCTGTCTATTATGTGTAGATGAGACTGTGTTTTATTACTCATATCTGGTAACTTTAAATAATGTTTGTTGAGCTATTTATATTGATGTATAAGACTCAGAACTACAAACACAAACTTTTCCATTAAGTTCCATTAACTTTCCATTTTTTAccctggtaaaaaaaaattcatctgaaGTGAATTTTcacaaacacatttcatttgcagcaaagtattttattgttcatgtaaactgaaatgaaaaaaaaaaataccatgaagcatatttaattttttaaaacctgccCTGTTTCTGAAGTATTCTCAGTGGTACTGTTGCAGATGTTCACTAGCACGGCTGGCAGATGGAGAGATGACATCAGAAACATGGTACTTTTACACTCCAAGAATGGGTGTCATTTGATGGATGTCAGTACAACAGTGAGGGCAGTGTGGGGGACCACACGCAAAAGCCATAGGGGCTTTCAGTTTCAGCAAAAGCTCaatagaagaaaacattgcttCTTCATTGAAATAGTATTAGGGGAGTTCTGAATGCCAAAGTGAATTGGGTTTTTCATTCAGTGACTTGTCAAGAAAAAACGGTATTGCAGGAACATGGATTACAGCCATTGTAATAAACAACTCAGTTATGTACAATATGTGACAGCTCAAACAAGTCAATCAGAGACTTAAAAGATTGCATATTCTAACTACTTTTAAACCTGGATATCTCCTGCATATAATATGGGTGTTTGCCACAAAATCATTATCAATAACAAATACCAACAGTAAAACTATTCTGAGAGCTTCTAGACAATGCAGTTTTTGTTATTTGGTCCTCTGATTGCTcttctttccaaacaaaattGTACTAAAAGCACAAATTCACAGGACAGACCTGTTTCAATACTTGAGAAAGACAAGAAGCCAGTTTCATCTGGATATCCAGCCTATGTCACAGTGATGCTCTCAACACCACAGCAGAGCTTATCAGATTTGACAGGCctagctgctttgtttttcctacCTACACTTCATACAAAGGAGATATACTATGGTACACATCTAAAGTCCAAAACAACCTAGGGGGTTCTAACCTCGTCTTTTGTAGCAATGATCTTTGTAGCCGTGAGAAATTTAACTAACTCTCTTAGATCAAAATTACTTACCCACCTAAAAAGTTTCCTTTAATATAGATAAAATTGCTTGTAAAATGAGAACTGCTTCTTGCTATTAATCAAGCTGTTACACCAAATGTAAGacctattttttttacttttctgctctttaaacCATCAGTAtgttattatttcagttatCCACTGAATTCAAGCCAAGTCCTATAGGACAGGAAAGTCTCAGATCCAATATCTCGTTTATGTTCATTTCCACAGTGTTACAAAGGTACAAGCCAGGCTCATACAACACCAATAAGCAACAACAAATCTACCTGAAAAAAGTGACTAAATTTACCAATCAAGCCAACTGACTTCATCAGCTTCTAAACTGCACAGATGCATGGGGTGATAGTGAAAACATTGAAAGACAAGATCGGTTCTACAGCAGAACACACCTTCAAGTGCTATCATCAGCCTGCTGAAATcaacaaaacaccaaataaTAGCAGCAGGTGTTTCAAGCTGGGTCAAAGAATATCTAATCAGTTAAGGCACCACAACCTTAACTACCAGCACACATTTAAAGATCTGAGGTGGCCAGATACCTTCTAAAACTTGCTTATACCTGGCCCTTGGAAAACATGAATGGCATCAAATTCGCTTAATATGCAATTTAACTGAACCAAACCTCTCCAGCGTTTTATGTATGCAGATATTCATATGCAGTGTTTTATatgcagatatttaaaattacttgtaaCTTATGTATGAAACTTATGCCACCTGACCAGGGATGAAGTCCAAAGGAAGATGTACACCACTAGTTTGCAGCATACATCTCAGGTGGCACTTTCCTGACCAGCTTCATCTGGCATGGAGGGTCCTGGAGCTGGAGAAAGGCTTCAATAAGATGAAGATGTCAGAGCTGTGGATgccacagcacaggcaggaaggcaaaaaatccaaaatcttGCGTTCAGCTCACATCTACATCTGCACTCTTGCTGAACAAGGTCTACAGCCACTTATGGGATAACATACCTCCTAGGGTGAGTGTACCTAAGTCACGAGAAGTTCAAGGCCACAATCAGATTGTCAACACTACTAGCAGAGTAAGGACTACCTTCTTCTTGGCAAGACTGTCCTCCTAAGAAagctctgaatttctgaaatagCGTCTCCATGAGCATATTTGTCGAGTGAGATTCGTGTAATCTCCCCTACTTCATGCTCTTTAACAATCACATCAGCTTTCAGTTGCtatcaacagaaataaataacagcTGTTTTTATGAGTATTCTTTCAACAATGGGTAACATAATAATAGATGTTTTTACAGCAATAGAATTTCCTACAGACTAATAATTGAATGACtcagtt
This sequence is a window from Balearica regulorum gibbericeps isolate bBalReg1 chromosome 1, bBalReg1.pri, whole genome shotgun sequence. Protein-coding genes within it:
- the LOC104632214 gene encoding very long chain fatty acid elongase 4 isoform X3; its protein translation is MALTWQKTQEFYNWVLESGDPRTDPWPLVHSPLPVTLLFAFYLFVVALGPFFMRKRKPLQLRGLLIAYNVTMMTLSSYMFYEFLVTSILDDYSYLCQPVDYSQSELGMRQMARVCWWFFFSKVIELLDTVFFILRKKQEQVTFLHVYHHGTMLFNWWSGVKYVPGGQAFFIGMLNSFVHIFMYGYYALASLGPQMHRYLWWKRYLTIMQLGFQ